From one Rosa rugosa chromosome 4, drRosRugo1.1, whole genome shotgun sequence genomic stretch:
- the LOC133706405 gene encoding multiple organellar RNA editing factor 2, chloroplastic-like: MVQTLVRTIAMAAAATTGRHPTISSLIPKRLLSTSKITQPPSVPSLILGRRSLAPLSHAVRPFPATRFTSIRCRVNRSGGSYSPLNSGSNFSERPPTEMAPLFPGCDYEHFLIVMDKPGGEGATKQQMIDCYVQTAAKVLGSEEEAKKKIYNVSCERYFGFGVNIDEETANKLEGLPGVLFVLPDSYVDAENQDYGAELFVNGEIVQRSPERQRRVEPQPSRAQDRPRYNDRTRYVRRRENVR; this comes from the exons ATGGTTCAAACCCTAGTCCGAACCATAGCCAtggccgccgccgccaccaccggTCGCCACCCCACAATCTCCTCCCTCATCCCCAAACGCCTCCTCTCCACCTCCAAAATCACCCAACCCCCCTCCGTCCCCTCTCTCATCCTCGGCCGTCGATCTCTCGCCCCGCTCTCCCACGCCGTCCGTCCCTTCCCCGCCACGCGTTTCACTTCTATTCGCTGCCGCGTCAACCGCTCCGGCGGGTCGTACTCCCCCCTTAACTCCGGTTCGAACTTCAGCGAGCGCCCGCCGACCGAGATGGCCCCGCTCTTCCCCGGCTGCGACTACGAGCACTTCCTCATCGTCATGGACAAGCCCGGCGGCGAAGGAGCCACGAAGCAACAGATGATCGATTGCTATGTTCAGACAGCCGCTAAAGTCCTCGGGAG TGAGGAAGAAGCGAAGAAGAAGATCTACAATGTGTCATGCGAGAGGTATTTTGGCTTCGGCGTTAACATTGATGAAGAGACCGCCAACAAGCTTGAAG GTTTGCCCGGAGTTCTTTTTGTGCTTCCGGATTCGTATGTTGATGCTGAGAATCAAGACTATGGGG CTGAGTTGTTTGTCAACGGAGAAATTGTTCAAAGGTCTCCTGAAAGGCAGAGGAGGGTGGAGCCACAGCCCTCAAGAGCTCAGGACAGACCTCGATACAATGACAGAACCCGATATGTGCGTAGAAGGGAAAATGTGCGGTAA
- the LOC133745622 gene encoding protein SMALL AUXIN UP-REGULATED RNA 51-like: protein MAMKKVEKIRQIVRLKQIMMRWKLASLRLRLRPALSYDDDSDSSSSGSSTRRTPSGFLAVYVGPERRRFVIPARFVNLPVFVGLLEKAAEEFGFETTGGLVLPCEVAFFKDILKFLEKDERKFGKLALDEFLKMVTDAVGFDSCKAAASGPGSSFTPLLQDARV from the coding sequence ATGGCGATGAAGAAGGTGGAGAAGATCAGGCAGATAGTGCGGCTGAAGCAAATCATGATGCGGTGGAAGCTGGCCAGCCTCCGCCTCCGTCTCCGCCCCGCTCTCTCTTACGACGACGATTCcgactcctcctcctccggctcTTCCACCCGCCGCACTCCCTCGGGGTTCTTAGCGGTCTACGTCGGACCGGAGCGCAGGCGGTTTGTGATTCCGGCCAGGTTCGTCAACCTTCCGGTTTTCGTCGGCTTGCTGGAGAAGGCCGCCGAGGAGTTCGGCTTCGAAACCACCGGCGGCCTCGTCCTGCCTTGCGAGGTTGCATTTTTCAAGGATATCCTGAAGTTTCTGGAGAAAGACGAGAGGAAGTTCGGGAAATTGGCACTGGATGAGTTCTTGAAGATGGTGACTGACGCGGTGGGATTCGATTCTTGCAAGGCGGCGGCTTCTGGCCCTGGCTCTTCGTTCACTCCTCTATTGCAGGATGCTAGGGTTTGA
- the LOC133744477 gene encoding NAC domain-containing protein 83-like produces MPMQQEFPVEESRGNQLPGQRFCPMEDELVLFYLKPMLSGQNVPGRNRVVFDCDLYGHQESWEIWEAFKTKRPHDLRLNKDIYFFTQHKKMSSTDKRVRRNVGSGTWKGDDSGKPIRYVETGRVVGLKKRYTYKNDDSVHNGCWILYEFYLDRSLRDKKQKVKDYVLCLLRKNGEPKTKIEKKRKQREEEEVLENNYAFNDGENSKREQEELFELQAKRQRTVPFIGNAPLTMPSKDDAAFAAELEDSLESFEYDNAPLTIPSEEDASFAAELEESLECFEDDNAPSEARAIGFQAEENGGLQQLAAEVQSGPSFVDDHGIFNPLPEEDFILAES; encoded by the coding sequence ATGCCCATGCAGCAAGAGTTTCCAGTGGAGGAGAGCAGAGGCAATCAACTTCCTGGCCAGAGGTTCTGCCCCATGGAAGATGAACTAGTTCTCTTCTACCTCAAGCCCATGTTGAGCGGACAGAACGTACCCGGCAGAAACCGCGTGGTGTTCGACTGCGACCTCTACGGTCACCAAGAATCTTGGGAGATATGGGAGGCCTTCAAGACCAAAAGACCACACGACTTGAGGCTCAACAAGGACATTTACTTCTTCACCCAACACAAGAAGATGAGTTCCACAGACAAGCGCGTACGCCGGAATGTTGGAAGTGGCACGTGGAAGGGAGACGACTCCGGCAAGCCAATACGATATGTTGAAACTGGTCGTGTTGTTGGCTTGAAGAAAAGATATACTTACAAGAACGATGACTCGGTGCACAATGGCTGTTGGATCTTGTATGAGTTCTACCTTGATCGATCACTCAGAgacaagaaacaaaaggtgaAAGACTATGTTCTTTGTCTACTACGAAAGAATGGTGAACCCAAAACCAAgattgaaaagaagagaaagcaacgtGAAGAGGAAGAGGTTCTTGAAAACAATTATGCGTTCAATGATGGAGAAAACTCGAAAAGGGAGCAAGAAGAGTTGTTTGAGCTACAAGCGAAGCGGCAACGAACTGTGCCATTCATTGGTAATGCACCACTAACGATGCCATCAAAAGATGATGCTGCATTCGCAGCTGAACTAGAAGATTCATTGGAATCCTTTGAATATGATAATGCACCACTAACAATCCCATCAGAAGAAGATGCTTCATTCGCAGCTGAACTAGAAGAGTCATTGGAATGCTTTGAAGATGATAATGCACCCTCAGAAGCTCGAGCAATTGGCTTTCAAGCTGAGGAGAATGGTGGACTCCAACAATTAGCAGCCGAGGTGCAATCAGGCCCTTCATTTGTAGACGATCATGGAATATTTAATCCGCTGCCGGAGGAAGACTTTATCTTGGCGGAAAGTTAG